Proteins from a single region of Dyadobacter fanqingshengii:
- a CDS encoding polysaccharide biosynthesis/export family protein codes for MNIRNAAYIITLLFLSSCGSYKHIPYFQDLKPSEVSQEEVSNFSAITIQKADILGINVNSRNPESSAIFNYNLNRANGPSMDQPSDSPVVGYLVDEKGEINLPLVGNMKVAGMTTSELREKLSQTLLTYYKDPVVNIRLLNFKVSVFGDVARPDVYRLQNERTTITQALSLAGDLNITAMRTNILLVREQDGKRSFITIDLTSKKLFDSPYYYLKNNDEIYVQPDRTKYATVDRGYRVTTLILSGLSIIAIVLSNLYR; via the coding sequence ATGAATATCAGAAATGCCGCATACATCATTACATTGCTTTTTTTGAGCTCCTGCGGATCTTACAAGCACATCCCTTATTTCCAGGATCTGAAACCCTCCGAAGTCTCTCAGGAAGAAGTTTCCAACTTTTCAGCCATCACTATACAAAAGGCTGATATTCTGGGAATTAATGTCAATAGTCGTAATCCCGAATCCTCCGCTATCTTCAATTATAACCTCAACCGGGCTAATGGTCCCAGTATGGACCAGCCTTCGGACAGCCCGGTTGTAGGTTATCTTGTTGACGAAAAAGGCGAAATCAACCTGCCGCTGGTCGGTAATATGAAGGTGGCAGGCATGACAACTTCCGAACTTCGTGAAAAACTTAGTCAGACATTGCTGACCTATTATAAGGATCCGGTTGTCAATATCCGCCTTCTGAATTTTAAAGTGTCCGTTTTTGGCGACGTAGCACGCCCCGATGTTTATCGCTTACAGAACGAGCGCACCACCATTACACAGGCATTGAGCCTGGCCGGAGATTTGAACATTACTGCGATGCGGACAAATATACTTTTGGTAAGAGAGCAGGATGGAAAGCGCAGTTTTATCACCATCGATCTGACATCAAAAAAATTATTTGACTCCCCTTATTACTATCTGAAAAACAATGATGAGATATATGTGCAGCCTGACCGCACCAAATATGCCACAGTCGATCGCGGTTACCGCGTGACAACGCTGATCCTCTCGGGTCTTTCCATCATCGCCATTGTTCTTTCAAATTTATACCGCTAG
- a CDS encoding helix-turn-helix domain-containing protein — protein sequence MNFVSIIEAIKARRESLKVTQKALSDLSGVALGALKKFESGKGNPTLSTLKKLCDALGFEITLTVKKNINP from the coding sequence ATGAACTTTGTATCTATTATTGAGGCGATCAAAGCAAGGCGAGAATCACTAAAGGTTACGCAAAAAGCATTATCAGACTTATCTGGTGTAGCACTGGGAGCTTTAAAAAAATTTGAGTCAGGCAAAGGCAATCCTACTTTATCAACATTGAAAAAACTATGTGATGCCCTAGGCTTTGAAATCACCCTAACCGTAAAAAAAAACATTAATCCATGA
- a CDS encoding HipA N-terminal domain-containing protein, which translates to MRSAKVLFRGEEAGILLQDNNGAFEFQYHEEWVEDSSKPPISLTLPKTIQAYRSEYLFPFFYNMLPEGSNKQVVCHLNRIDRNDHFGLLLTIAKSDTIGAVTIIKIEK; encoded by the coding sequence ATGAGAAGTGCAAAGGTTCTTTTTAGAGGAGAGGAGGCCGGTATTCTATTGCAAGATAACAACGGTGCATTTGAATTTCAATACCACGAAGAATGGGTAGAAGACAGTTCGAAACCTCCTATCAGTTTGACATTACCAAAAACGATTCAGGCTTATCGGTCTGAATACCTATTTCCTTTTTTCTATAACATGTTGCCGGAAGGCTCCAATAAACAAGTAGTCTGTCATCTAAACCGTATAGATCGAAACGACCACTTTGGCTTGCTGCTCACGATTGCAAAAAGCGACACGATTGGAGCTGTGACAATTATTAAAATTGAGAAGTAA
- a CDS encoding type II toxin-antitoxin system HipA family toxin produces the protein MNLSDIQFCPGTLAPGYDTYSKNCLRRVFDGKRVSHILRYDSPATNQDTDELFEENRKRMSISGVQEKFSLILDKNKLRLIEEGEQGNYILKPIPAAGRRPDQMPANEHLTMQIARQVYGIETAENALIFFADGAQSYITKRFDRHADGRKCAQDDFASLAGRTPQTHGEHYKYLGNYLDIFVLMQKYVPAYTVESPKLLRTLMFNYLFSNGDAHFKNFSLLETDQGDYRLSPAYDLLNSRMHIRDKDFALDDGLLPKKLAQGKVMQQFSLLAEIAGINSKVFDGIVSRMLGGSEQVERLIFASFLDETTKQNYFQAYQGRLRQLLKI, from the coding sequence ATGAACTTATCAGATATTCAATTTTGCCCAGGCACATTGGCGCCTGGCTACGACACTTATAGTAAGAATTGCCTGAGGCGAGTCTTCGATGGCAAGCGCGTAAGCCATATTCTGAGGTATGATTCACCGGCCACCAATCAAGACACCGATGAACTTTTTGAAGAAAACCGCAAGCGGATGTCAATATCGGGTGTTCAGGAAAAGTTTTCGTTAATCCTTGATAAGAATAAATTGCGATTGATCGAAGAAGGTGAGCAAGGTAATTATATTTTAAAGCCGATACCAGCCGCTGGCCGCCGGCCGGATCAAATGCCGGCCAACGAGCATCTGACTATGCAGATCGCCAGGCAGGTTTATGGTATCGAAACAGCAGAGAATGCATTGATCTTTTTTGCCGACGGAGCGCAGTCCTATATTACTAAACGATTTGATAGACACGCCGATGGCAGGAAATGTGCGCAGGATGATTTTGCATCACTGGCGGGACGCACGCCCCAGACCCATGGAGAGCACTATAAATATTTAGGAAATTATCTAGACATTTTCGTGCTGATGCAAAAGTATGTTCCTGCTTACACAGTCGAATCTCCAAAATTGCTCCGCACATTAATGTTTAACTATTTATTCTCTAACGGAGACGCGCATTTTAAAAACTTTTCATTGCTCGAAACCGATCAGGGAGACTATCGTTTGAGCCCCGCCTATGATTTGCTCAACAGCCGCATGCATATCCGCGATAAAGATTTTGCATTGGACGACGGCCTTTTACCTAAAAAACTAGCCCAAGGTAAGGTGATGCAGCAATTTTCCTTACTTGCTGAAATAGCAGGAATTAATTCGAAAGTATTTGACGGGATAGTTTCACGTATGCTCGGCGGGTCCGAACAAGTGGAGCGGTTAATCTTTGCGTCTTTCCTAGACGAAACAACAAAACAAAATTACTTTCAGGCTTATCAGGGCCGGCTCAGGCAGCTTCTGAAAATCTAG
- a CDS encoding bestrophin family protein: MKPFAVKTAAFFFSSKREAFSKSSIMYVKQVFSIWRLLGGIWHGLLAVTAYATLVFYLFSYQQWHFLSFPISIITILGTALSLLLGFRTNSAYDRWWEARRVWGEIVNDSRSLVRQSISFIKTDQPEKDEVISNIAHLQIAWCYALTNSLRREPVLVYADLHLNAAEHDYASSQDNIPNAILNLIQSRFTELHEQNKIETLLYQNIDQTLQRLCDAMGKCERIKNTVFPTQYSFFVVLVIFIFTLVLPMGLVESIGRIAIPITFIISFLFLYVEWIAYVMQNPFENGPNDIPMTTLSRTIEINLLELIKAPKIPEKILPKNGVVM; the protein is encoded by the coding sequence ATGAAACCTTTCGCAGTCAAAACCGCGGCATTCTTTTTTAGCAGCAAGCGTGAGGCTTTCTCAAAATCTTCTATCATGTACGTAAAGCAAGTATTTTCAATCTGGCGGCTGCTCGGAGGAATCTGGCACGGGCTCCTTGCCGTGACGGCTTATGCCACACTGGTTTTTTATCTTTTCAGCTACCAGCAATGGCACTTTTTATCATTCCCTATATCGATTATCACCATCCTGGGAACGGCGCTTTCGCTGCTGCTGGGTTTCAGGACCAACTCTGCCTATGACCGCTGGTGGGAAGCAAGAAGAGTCTGGGGCGAGATTGTCAACGACAGCCGCTCTTTGGTTCGGCAATCCATTTCATTTATTAAAACTGATCAGCCAGAAAAAGACGAAGTCATTTCCAACATTGCGCATTTGCAAATTGCCTGGTGTTACGCCCTTACCAATTCATTGCGAAGAGAACCCGTTTTGGTTTATGCCGATCTTCATTTAAACGCAGCCGAGCACGATTACGCATCCAGTCAGGACAACATTCCCAACGCAATTCTGAACCTGATACAATCCCGGTTTACAGAATTGCACGAGCAGAACAAGATTGAAACGCTGCTTTATCAGAACATTGACCAGACCTTACAACGGCTTTGTGATGCGATGGGAAAATGCGAGCGGATCAAAAACACCGTTTTCCCAACCCAGTACAGCTTTTTCGTCGTGCTGGTCATTTTTATTTTTACACTGGTGCTGCCCATGGGTCTTGTGGAAAGCATCGGCAGGATCGCCATTCCGATCACTTTCATCATATCATTTCTTTTCCTTTACGTAGAATGGATCGCCTATGTGATGCAAAACCCGTTTGAAAACGGGCCGAATGATATTCCCATGACCACGCTTTCAAGAACCATTGAAATCAATCTGTTAGAGCTGATCAAGGCTCCTAAAATCCCTGAGAAGATCCTGCCTAAGAATGGTGTGGTGATGTAG
- a CDS encoding efflux RND transporter permease subunit, with protein sequence MIADIFIKRPVTAIVTSVVLVLVGLIALTTLPVAQYPDVTPPTVTVSGNFTGADAQTVEQTTTTPIETQINGTPGMTYMSSNSTSSGQSSINVVFDVGTNVDIAALDVQNRVSVAEPTLPDAVKRLGLTVRKRQPSIMIVLALYSPNGTHDAQFIGNYANIYLKDALQRVKGVGDIISRADDFGMRIWLNPEKLANLRMTPSDISAALAEQNLQVAAGTIGGNPQPNTQTFEYNVLTNSRLNTKAQFEDIIVRSSPQDGSVVYLRDVARVELGKFDYGSNAFVAGKPAAFVLIYQAPGANALATYDGVMKKLTEMKKTFPKDIDYVIPNETATVVKVSIEEVLKTFAEAMILVVIVVFLFLQNWRATLIPILAIPVSLIGTLIFFIPFGFTINTLTLFAFVLAIGIVVDDAIVVVEAVQHYIDEKKMSPKDATVQAMKDISGPVIAIALILAAVFVPVSFVPGIVGRLYQQFAITIAVSVLLSAFVALSLTPALCSIMLKPSKGENDNKNWLERFFDRFNRWFDKVSRGYTRGVAKWIKATPLVLVMMVCLFVGLFFLFKNKPSGFIPVEDEGRLFVTYEMQEATSTTRNIAMLKEIMKRVSAIPEVRVAGGLAGLNVLSFSNKSNVGTLFLSLQPWANRKGAEHHVQAVIKQIQSRTADIKEARVLAIAPPAIPGLGATSGFTFQLQQSTSTDNIQQFEGVMRNFLGEVNKRPEIAMAFTFFNARTPSYQIDVDRDKTKKLGVQVNDVFSSLSTLLGSSYVNDFNLYGRNFRVMVQADSSFRSSLDKIQQFYVRNREGNMIPLGSLVTTKVVENPALISHYNIYRSVEINGTPKPGYSSGQAINALREVAQKLPAGYSYEFSGMSSEEIKAGDSTTLIFSISIVFVFLFLAALYESWSIPFSVLFAVPIGAFGSILTLTFLPSLSNNIYAQIGLITLIGLAAKNAILIVEFAKERVDSGMELVAATLEAVQLRLRPIIMTSLAFILGVLPLAFANGAAAESRKTIGWTVFGGMLAATSLAIFVVPVLFVAIEKIAMGKKKHENNKPDTPAAEIA encoded by the coding sequence ATGATTGCAGATATTTTTATCAAAAGACCTGTTACAGCGATAGTTACTTCCGTTGTGCTGGTCCTGGTGGGTCTGATAGCATTAACGACATTGCCCGTTGCGCAGTATCCGGATGTAACGCCTCCTACCGTTACGGTAAGCGGTAACTTCACGGGTGCTGACGCCCAGACCGTCGAGCAGACCACGACCACGCCAATTGAAACACAGATCAATGGTACACCGGGCATGACCTACATGTCCAGCAACTCTACAAGCAGCGGGCAAAGTAGCATTAACGTCGTTTTTGATGTGGGTACCAATGTTGACATTGCTGCCCTGGACGTTCAAAACAGGGTGAGTGTTGCAGAACCTACCCTACCCGATGCGGTAAAGCGACTTGGTCTGACGGTAAGGAAGCGTCAGCCTAGTATCATGATCGTTTTGGCACTTTACTCGCCAAACGGAACGCACGATGCCCAGTTTATCGGTAACTACGCCAACATTTACTTAAAAGACGCCTTACAGCGCGTAAAAGGGGTTGGGGATATCATTTCCAGAGCCGATGACTTTGGTATGCGTATCTGGCTGAATCCTGAAAAACTGGCCAATTTGCGCATGACACCGTCTGATATTTCAGCAGCATTGGCAGAGCAAAACCTGCAAGTTGCAGCCGGAACCATTGGTGGTAACCCGCAGCCCAATACACAGACTTTTGAATACAATGTATTGACCAACAGCCGCCTGAATACCAAGGCGCAGTTCGAAGACATTATAGTTAGAAGTTCGCCTCAGGATGGAAGCGTGGTATATCTGCGCGATGTAGCCAGAGTAGAGCTGGGAAAATTTGATTACGGTTCCAATGCATTTGTTGCCGGAAAACCAGCCGCATTCGTTCTGATCTATCAGGCGCCGGGTGCCAATGCGCTTGCTACATACGATGGTGTGATGAAAAAGCTTACGGAAATGAAAAAGACATTTCCCAAGGACATCGACTATGTTATTCCTAATGAAACAGCAACTGTGGTTAAAGTTTCTATTGAGGAGGTTTTGAAAACATTTGCCGAAGCGATGATCCTGGTTGTGATCGTGGTGTTTTTGTTTCTTCAAAACTGGCGCGCGACCCTTATCCCTATCCTTGCTATCCCCGTTTCGCTGATTGGAACATTGATATTCTTCATTCCTTTCGGATTTACCATTAACACCCTTACGCTTTTTGCATTCGTATTAGCCATTGGTATCGTTGTCGATGATGCGATTGTGGTCGTCGAGGCGGTGCAGCATTATATTGATGAAAAGAAAATGTCGCCCAAGGATGCAACCGTTCAGGCGATGAAAGACATTTCAGGGCCTGTAATTGCCATAGCCCTGATCCTTGCGGCAGTTTTCGTGCCGGTTAGTTTTGTGCCCGGGATTGTGGGACGGCTTTATCAGCAGTTTGCCATCACCATTGCCGTGTCCGTATTGCTTTCCGCATTCGTTGCGCTTTCGCTGACACCAGCGCTTTGCTCTATCATGCTCAAACCTTCCAAAGGTGAAAATGATAACAAAAACTGGCTGGAAAGATTTTTCGACCGCTTTAACCGCTGGTTTGATAAAGTTTCGCGCGGCTACACGCGTGGTGTTGCCAAATGGATCAAAGCAACTCCGCTTGTCCTTGTCATGATGGTTTGCCTTTTTGTAGGGCTATTTTTCCTTTTCAAAAACAAACCTTCCGGCTTTATCCCCGTTGAAGATGAAGGTCGTCTTTTTGTAACGTATGAGATGCAGGAAGCGACTTCGACGACGCGTAACATTGCCATGCTCAAAGAGATCATGAAACGCGTTTCTGCCATTCCCGAGGTTCGCGTGGCGGGTGGTTTGGCTGGACTTAATGTTTTGAGCTTCTCGAACAAATCCAACGTAGGAACATTGTTTCTGAGCTTGCAGCCATGGGCCAACCGTAAAGGTGCCGAACACCACGTGCAAGCTGTAATCAAACAGATTCAAAGCCGCACTGCCGATATTAAGGAGGCGCGCGTTCTGGCCATTGCCCCACCGGCGATTCCTGGTCTGGGTGCGACCTCAGGATTTACATTCCAGCTGCAACAATCCACGAGTACGGATAATATCCAGCAGTTTGAGGGCGTAATGCGCAATTTCCTGGGCGAGGTTAACAAGCGTCCTGAGATTGCTATGGCCTTTACTTTCTTTAATGCCCGGACGCCGAGTTACCAGATTGACGTAGATCGTGATAAAACTAAAAAACTGGGCGTCCAGGTCAATGATGTGTTTAGCTCGCTTTCGACATTGCTGGGAAGTAGTTATGTCAATGACTTCAACCTTTACGGGCGTAACTTCCGTGTAATGGTGCAGGCTGACAGTAGTTTCCGCTCATCTTTGGATAAAATCCAGCAATTCTACGTCCGTAACCGCGAAGGAAATATGATTCCGCTCGGCTCACTGGTGACAACCAAAGTTGTCGAAAACCCCGCGCTGATCTCTCACTATAACATTTACAGATCTGTCGAGATCAACGGAACGCCCAAGCCGGGTTATAGCAGCGGGCAGGCAATCAACGCACTCCGCGAAGTGGCCCAGAAACTGCCGGCCGGTTATAGTTACGAATTTTCGGGTATGAGTAGCGAAGAGATCAAAGCTGGCGACAGCACAACATTGATCTTCTCTATTTCAATTGTCTTTGTGTTCCTTTTCCTGGCGGCATTGTATGAAAGCTGGTCGATTCCATTCTCCGTGCTTTTCGCAGTTCCGATCGGCGCATTCGGTTCGATCTTAACATTGACATTCCTGCCGAGTTTGTCCAACAACATTTACGCGCAGATCGGTTTGATCACACTGATCGGGCTTGCGGCCAAGAACGCGATCTTGATTGTGGAATTTGCCAAAGAGCGTGTCGATAGCGGCATGGAACTCGTAGCAGCAACGCTGGAAGCGGTACAACTGCGGCTCCGACCCATCATTATGACGTCTCTGGCCTTTATCCTGGGCGTGCTTCCGCTTGCATTTGCCAATGGCGCTGCGGCTGAATCCCGCAAGACGATTGGCTGGACTGTATTTGGTGGGATGCTGGCTGCGACCTCGCTGGCCATCTTCGTCGTGCCGGTTCTTTTTGTAGCCATTGAAAAAATTGCAATGGGCAAGAAAAAGCATGAAAACAATAAACCCGATACGCCTGCTGCTGAAATAGCATAG
- a CDS encoding efflux RND transporter periplasmic adaptor subunit gives MFSNKLPYFSAALFLGMMSSCGNKNKQQQQPTAPPAVPVSLVAVSTADAVYYDEYPGTVTALNEIELRPQVTGFITGIHFKDGSRVRKGQLLYSIDAQLYNANYDQAVANLNVQQANLSRAQKDADRYHELEKNDAVAKQLVDNADAALEVAKRQAEAAKANIQAVQTSVNYTKVTAPFDGVIGISLVKVGAAISAGQTILNTVSTDSQLAVDFNVDQKEIYRFSTLMKNAKAADSTFTLKFGTDIFPATGKIALIDRAVDPQTGTIKTRLVFPNKDNRLRSGMSGTVRVLNNSAAKSVVIPYKAVTEQLGEYFVYVAGDSSKVSQRRVVLGNALGANVIVKDGLKEGEKIAVEGVQNLREGAVITAGK, from the coding sequence ATGTTCTCAAATAAATTACCATACTTCTCTGCAGCACTGTTTTTGGGCATGATGAGCTCTTGCGGAAATAAAAATAAACAGCAGCAGCAACCAACTGCGCCACCCGCCGTGCCGGTTTCACTTGTGGCTGTGTCCACCGCTGATGCAGTTTACTATGATGAATACCCGGGCACAGTTACCGCACTGAATGAAATTGAGCTTCGCCCGCAAGTAACCGGGTTCATCACCGGCATCCATTTTAAAGATGGCTCACGAGTGAGAAAAGGCCAGTTGCTTTATTCCATTGACGCGCAGCTATACAATGCAAATTACGATCAGGCAGTAGCCAACCTGAATGTGCAGCAGGCCAACCTGTCGCGCGCCCAGAAGGATGCCGATCGTTATCATGAACTGGAAAAAAATGACGCGGTTGCAAAGCAGCTCGTCGATAATGCAGATGCTGCCCTGGAAGTGGCTAAAAGACAAGCCGAGGCAGCCAAGGCAAATATACAGGCCGTTCAGACCAGCGTAAATTACACAAAGGTTACCGCTCCCTTTGACGGCGTTATCGGCATATCCTTGGTGAAAGTTGGCGCTGCTATTTCAGCTGGTCAGACTATTTTAAACACCGTTTCCACGGATAGTCAGCTTGCCGTGGATTTCAATGTGGATCAAAAAGAAATTTACCGGTTTTCGACCCTAATGAAAAACGCGAAGGCGGCCGATTCAACATTCACTTTAAAATTCGGAACTGATATTTTTCCAGCCACTGGTAAAATCGCCCTGATTGACCGCGCAGTGGATCCACAGACAGGAACCATCAAAACCAGGCTCGTATTTCCGAACAAAGACAACCGCCTTCGCTCCGGCATGAGCGGAACAGTTCGCGTTCTTAACAATTCGGCTGCAAAATCGGTGGTGATTCCTTACAAAGCCGTTACCGAGCAATTGGGAGAATATTTTGTATATGTGGCCGGCGACAGTAGCAAAGTAAGCCAGCGGCGCGTCGTACTGGGAAATGCCCTGGGCGCCAATGTAATTGTCAAAGACGGACTCAAAGAAGGCGAAAAGATCGCTGTGGAAGGAGTTCAGAACCTGAGAGAAGGTGCCGTTATTACAGCCGGGAAGTAA
- a CDS encoding TolC family protein yields the protein MKYWSKPQKTMRLALSSALLLLTSFCPIFSQAIQESSKEAPLLEQATLQAVVDYAIKNQPVVQQSLIDERITENQIRSRLADWYPQINFNYNLQHNFIVQTSIIAGNPVKLGVSNISAAQFTLSQQIFNRDVLLANQTKKDVLLQASQNTSYNKTDIAVNVSKAFYDVLATTQQIDVAQEDIQRLERSLKDAENQYKSGIADKIDFKRAMISLNNTKASKKSNEELLKAKLDYLKSLMGYPSNQQLQISYDTLQMEREIALDTMQNVDLNSRIEYQLLSTQKKLLEANLQYNKWSYLPNISLNGAYNLNFQNNQFTDLYNKNYPNSFGLLTLSLPLYQGGKRKANTKTAEWQIKRLDWDIKGLQLNVSAEYSQALAAYKGYLTNLLAQKENMDLAREVYDVIQLQYKSGIKTYLEVVTSETDLRLARISYYNALYQTLASKIDVQKALGQMNY from the coding sequence ATGAAGTATTGGTCTAAGCCACAAAAAACAATGCGTTTGGCGCTTAGCTCGGCACTGCTTTTACTCACTTCTTTTTGCCCTATATTTTCTCAGGCCATTCAGGAAAGTTCCAAAGAGGCGCCCTTATTGGAGCAGGCAACTTTGCAGGCGGTTGTTGACTATGCCATTAAAAACCAGCCCGTTGTTCAGCAATCGCTGATCGATGAGCGTATCACAGAAAACCAGATCCGCAGCAGACTGGCTGACTGGTATCCGCAGATTAATTTCAATTACAATCTGCAGCACAATTTTATTGTCCAAACCAGCATCATTGCCGGTAACCCCGTAAAGCTTGGGGTTAGCAACATTTCTGCGGCTCAGTTCACATTGTCGCAGCAGATCTTCAACCGGGATGTGCTTTTGGCAAACCAAACAAAAAAGGATGTTCTCTTGCAGGCAAGTCAGAACACTTCCTATAATAAGACGGACATTGCGGTGAATGTTTCCAAGGCATTTTACGATGTGCTGGCCACAACGCAGCAGATCGATGTCGCGCAGGAAGACATTCAGCGCCTGGAAAGGAGCTTGAAGGATGCAGAGAATCAGTACAAGTCGGGAATCGCCGATAAGATCGATTTCAAGCGGGCGATGATTTCGCTCAATAATACCAAAGCCAGCAAGAAAAGTAATGAGGAGCTTTTGAAAGCGAAATTGGATTATCTCAAATCCCTAATGGGTTATCCTTCCAATCAGCAATTGCAGATCAGCTATGATACATTGCAGATGGAACGCGAGATCGCCCTGGATACCATGCAGAATGTGGATTTGAATTCACGCATTGAATATCAGCTGCTAAGCACCCAGAAAAAGCTTTTGGAGGCAAATCTGCAATATAATAAATGGAGTTACCTGCCGAATATTTCTTTGAACGGTGCTTATAACCTCAATTTTCAAAACAACCAGTTCACCGATCTTTATAACAAGAATTATCCCAACTCATTTGGTCTGCTTACGCTTTCGCTCCCGCTTTACCAGGGCGGCAAAAGAAAGGCGAACACGAAAACCGCAGAATGGCAGATAAAACGACTCGATTGGGACATTAAAGGTCTTCAATTGAATGTGAGCGCCGAATACTCACAGGCGCTGGCAGCCTATAAAGGCTATCTGACCAACTTGTTAGCGCAAAAAGAGAACATGGACCTGGCCCGAGAGGTGTACGATGTGATTCAGCTGCAATACAAGTCAGGGATCAAAACCTATTTGGAAGTGGTGACCTCGGAAACAGATCTTCGTCTGGCCCGCATCAGCTACTATAACGCGCTTTACCAGACTTTGGCTAGCAAAATTGATGTGCAAAAAGCCCTTGGGCAAATGAATTATTAA
- a CDS encoding sodium:solute symporter — protein MSSLDWIVLSLTLIFVVAYGIYRSRETHTMDSFLLAGQSLPWYHVTLSLMATQASAITFLSAPGQAYTDGMRFVQFYFGLPLAMVVLCITFVPKFGQLKIFTAYEFLERRFDLRTRALTSFLFLLQRGLSTGLSIYAPSLILSAILGWDITWTNIISGGIVMLYTIAGGSRAVSHTHMQQMGIITVGMVVAGVMVVKFLPDEVSFGDALHVAGKMGKINLIDFTFDLNNRYNVWSGLIGGFFLQLSYFGTDQSQVGRFLTGSSQGQSKLGLAMNGLLKIPMQFLILLVGVLVFAFYQFTNPPLFFNETAVQQVRTTEYAGQYKALENKHDAIQAAKRPHVMELTRALKKDDEPSIEKSRTALAKIETQVQNVRKEAETVLSKANGAEINDVNYIFLRFVIDYLPVGMVGLLIAVILLASMGSVASAYNSLASCSIVDIYKRMVHKDDDSVNYVAASRWATFFWGIFCIGVAQYASRLGSMIEAVNILGSLFYGVILGIFLVAFYFPKIGSRAVFFASILGEIFVILSYWLDLTAFLWLNLIGCVLVILFAWIIEKILPQPESQVNRL, from the coding sequence ATGAGCTCTCTGGACTGGATTGTACTCTCACTCACACTTATATTTGTTGTTGCCTACGGGATATATCGCAGCCGTGAAACGCATACCATGGACTCTTTCTTATTGGCAGGTCAGTCGCTTCCCTGGTATCACGTAACCTTATCATTAATGGCCACGCAGGCCAGTGCGATCACTTTTTTATCGGCACCCGGGCAGGCTTATACGGACGGGATGCGGTTTGTGCAGTTCTATTTCGGTTTGCCGCTGGCTATGGTGGTATTGTGCATCACATTTGTACCCAAATTCGGTCAGCTTAAAATATTTACGGCTTATGAGTTTTTGGAACGGCGCTTTGACCTTCGTACGCGGGCGCTTACATCCTTTCTCTTTTTGCTTCAACGCGGACTTTCCACAGGGCTTTCCATATACGCCCCTTCGTTGATCCTTTCGGCTATTCTGGGTTGGGATATTACCTGGACCAACATTATTTCAGGGGGAATTGTCATGCTGTATACAATCGCGGGAGGGAGCCGGGCTGTCTCACACACGCATATGCAGCAGATGGGCATTATCACGGTCGGAATGGTCGTTGCAGGTGTTATGGTCGTCAAATTTTTGCCTGATGAAGTCTCGTTTGGCGATGCGCTGCATGTGGCTGGCAAAATGGGCAAGATCAATCTGATTGACTTTACATTTGATCTCAATAACCGCTATAACGTATGGTCTGGGTTGATCGGCGGCTTTTTTCTGCAACTCTCCTATTTTGGAACGGATCAGTCACAAGTCGGACGGTTTCTGACAGGAAGCTCGCAGGGACAAAGTAAGCTGGGCCTGGCCATGAATGGTCTTCTGAAAATTCCGATGCAGTTTTTGATCCTGCTTGTGGGCGTATTGGTATTTGCATTTTATCAATTTACAAACCCGCCGTTGTTCTTTAATGAAACGGCTGTGCAGCAAGTCAGGACGACGGAATATGCAGGCCAGTATAAAGCGCTCGAAAACAAGCATGATGCTATTCAGGCAGCCAAGCGTCCACACGTCATGGAGCTCACGCGTGCTTTGAAAAAGGACGATGAGCCATCTATTGAAAAGTCAAGGACAGCGCTTGCCAAGATCGAAACACAGGTCCAAAATGTGCGAAAAGAGGCCGAAACGGTGCTTTCCAAAGCCAATGGTGCCGAGATCAATGATGTAAATTATATCTTTTTACGATTTGTAATCGATTATTTGCCGGTTGGCATGGTGGGTTTGCTGATCGCGGTGATTTTGTTGGCTTCGATGGGCTCGGTTGCATCTGCTTATAACTCGCTGGCCTCGTGCAGCATTGTCGACATTTACAAGCGGATGGTGCACAAAGATGATGACTCTGTTAATTACGTTGCAGCCTCGCGCTGGGCCACCTTTTTCTGGGGGATCTTTTGCATTGGCGTTGCCCAATATGCATCCCGGCTAGGCAGTATGATTGAAGCCGTTAACATTCTGGGATCGTTATTTTACGGTGTGATCCTGGGCATCTTTTTGGTTGCATTTTACTTTCCCAAAATCGGCAGCAGGGCCGTGTTCTTTGCGAGCATTTTAGGCGAAATATTTGTCATTCTCAGCTACTGGCTCGACCTGACAGCTTTCCTCTGGCTCAATCTGATCGGCTGCGTGCTGGTCATCCTGTTTGCATGGATCATTGAAAAGATCCTGCCGCAACCCGAATCACAGGTCAACCGTTTATAA